The candidate division WOR-3 bacterium genome window below encodes:
- a CDS encoding cyclase family protein gives MVLSNLQAEDMDMWGMYEKYFKKCKYIDLTHAFHPTQPVWPGFGHARFEATEAGADLGDYASMGDVFTYKDHGFVATSYWIPTDQYGTQLDPPAHWDEYGATISDLPATYCIRPLVVINIADKVAKNPGYHLGMDDIKAWEKKYGKIPEGSVVMVRSDWYKGWQTNEKFNAKPFPGVGLEAIKFLQNERKILFHGHEALDTDTTPNLEGEYWLMHNHFCQAEGVANLDKVPEKGALIAIGYSKPLGGTGGYARYIAICPPDWKYGVSVDEAPGAPLPKQPYPLMRDENGVMKPTKP, from the coding sequence ATGGTTCTTAGCAATCTGCAGGCGGAAGACATGGACATGTGGGGGATGTACGAGAAGTACTTCAAGAAATGTAAATATATTGACCTTACGCACGCATTTCACCCCACGCAACCGGTTTGGCCGGGCTTTGGTCATGCGAGATTCGAGGCAACTGAAGCAGGTGCAGATCTCGGTGATTACGCCTCTATGGGTGATGTTTTCACATATAAGGATCACGGTTTCGTCGCCACATCTTATTGGATTCCTACTGACCAGTACGGAACACAATTGGATCCGCCGGCGCACTGGGATGAATACGGGGCAACGATAAGTGATCTTCCAGCGACTTACTGCATAAGACCGCTGGTTGTGATCAACATCGCTGACAAGGTGGCAAAGAACCCAGGATATCACCTCGGTATGGATGACATCAAAGCCTGGGAGAAGAAATATGGTAAGATCCCCGAGGGCTCGGTTGTAATGGTGCGATCTGATTGGTATAAGGGATGGCAGACGAATGAAAAGTTCAACGCGAAACCATTCCCTGGTGTCGGTCTTGAAGCAATCAAGTTCTTACAAAATGAACGTAAGATCTTGTTTCACGGCCATGAAGCTCTGGACACCGATACTACGCCGAACCTCGAGGGTGAATACTGGTTGATGCACAATCACTTTTGTCAGGCTGAGGGTGTCGCGAATCTTGATAAAGTACCTGAAAAAGGTGCGCTAATTGCGATCGGTTATTCCAAACCGCTGGGTGGCACTGGTGGGTATGCCCGTTATATTGCCATCTGCCCGCCCGACTGGAAATACGGTGTTTCCGTTGATGAAGCACCGGGTGCACCTTTGCCCAAACAACCATACCCTCTGATGAGGGATGAGAATGGTGTAATGAAACCAACCAAACCTTAA
- a CDS encoding MetS family NSS transporter small subunit, producing the protein MPVSAIIMLVLGCTILYGGLVYCISRSIKKKENTEGGG; encoded by the coding sequence ATGCCAGTATCGGCGATAATCATGCTGGTCCTCGGCTGTACTATCCTTTACGGGGGGCTGGTTTACTGCATTTCACGATCTATCAAGAAGAAAGAAAATACGGAAGGAGGTGGTTAG